The following are from one region of the Burkholderiales bacterium genome:
- the dnaB gene encoding replicative DNA helicase, producing MIQAVSEVVHDEQVDVIKLPPHSIEAEQSVLGGLLLDNAAWDKVGDLIVEADFYRHDHRLIYRHISKLIERNKPADVITVAESLENSAELENAGGLAYLGALVQNTPSAANIRRYAEIVRDRSVLRKLAAVATEIADSAYNPMGREAVDLLNEAEAKVFHIAEAGARGQIGFAEIQPLLTQVVERIDMLYHRDNPSEITGVPTGFTDLDQKTSGLQPGDLVIVAGRPSMGKTALALNIAEHVGIELRLPVAVFSMEMSGTQLVMRMMGSVGRLDQHKVRTGKLQDEDWQKLTHAVGKLNDAAIYIDESGALTAPQLQARARRLHRQCGGLGLLVIDYLQLMSAASEGENRATEISQISRSLKALAKELNVPVVALSQLNRSLEQRTNRRPIMSDLRESGAIEQDADLILFIYRDEVYNPETKDKGMAEIIIGKQRHGPIGTVPLTFLPEFTRFESYSPGY from the coding sequence ATGATCCAGGCGGTTTCTGAAGTCGTGCATGATGAGCAGGTCGATGTAATTAAGCTACCGCCGCATTCAATCGAAGCGGAACAATCGGTGCTAGGCGGCTTACTGTTGGACAACGCCGCGTGGGACAAAGTCGGTGATTTGATAGTCGAAGCAGATTTTTATCGGCATGACCACCGCCTGATTTATCGACATATCTCCAAGCTTATCGAACGCAACAAGCCGGCGGACGTAATAACCGTCGCCGAATCCCTGGAAAACAGCGCTGAACTTGAGAATGCGGGAGGCCTGGCTTACCTCGGTGCGCTGGTCCAGAACACGCCTTCCGCAGCGAACATCCGTCGTTATGCGGAGATCGTGCGCGACCGCTCGGTGCTGCGCAAACTTGCCGCAGTAGCGACGGAGATCGCGGACAGCGCTTACAATCCGATGGGGCGGGAGGCCGTCGACTTGCTGAACGAGGCGGAAGCCAAGGTATTTCATATCGCCGAAGCGGGAGCGCGTGGGCAGATTGGATTTGCTGAAATCCAGCCGCTGCTCACCCAGGTGGTGGAGCGCATAGACATGCTGTACCACCGCGACAACCCGAGCGAGATCACGGGTGTGCCGACCGGGTTCACTGATCTCGATCAGAAGACGTCTGGCCTGCAGCCTGGAGATCTGGTTATCGTCGCGGGACGGCCGAGCATGGGCAAAACCGCGCTTGCGCTCAATATCGCTGAGCATGTCGGGATTGAATTGCGCCTTCCGGTTGCGGTGTTCAGCATGGAAATGTCGGGCACCCAGCTAGTGATGCGCATGATGGGCTCGGTGGGGCGCCTGGATCAGCACAAAGTGCGGACCGGTAAACTTCAAGACGAGGATTGGCAGAAACTCACGCATGCAGTGGGTAAACTCAACGATGCCGCGATTTATATAGACGAAAGCGGGGCCCTCACGGCGCCTCAACTGCAGGCACGAGCGCGCCGCCTGCACCGTCAGTGCGGCGGCTTGGGATTGCTGGTGATTGATTACCTGCAGCTGATGTCAGCGGCGAGCGAAGGCGAGAATCGTGCTACGGAGATCTCACAGATTTCCCGCTCGCTGAAAGCGCTGGCGAAAGAACTGAATGTACCCGTAGTTGCGCTTTCTCAACTTAACCGCAGTCTTGAGCAGCGTACCAATCGGCGCCCGATTATGTCCGATTTGCGCGAGTCGGGAGCCATCGAGCAGGACGCGGACTTGATTTTGTTTATATACCGCGACGAAGTTTACAACCCAGAAACCAAGGATAAGGGAATGGCGGAAATTATCATCGGAAAACAACGCCACGGTCCGATAGGCACGGTACCCTTAACTTTTCTTCCCGAATTCACTCGTTTCGAAAGTTACAGCCCCGGCTATTGA
- a CDS encoding PhoH family protein has translation MTQRKSATVVTSLHAKTKLFVLDTTVLMHDPTSLFRFQEHDVYLPMCTLEELDHNKKGMSEVARNARQASRYLDEIVSDAFTNVEQGISLQTHGGKDATGHLFLQTKAISSDLPAHFPGGNGDNQVIGVVKHLRETFPARDVILVSKDINMRIKARALGFAAEDYYNDKVLEDTDLLYTGFQQLPEDFWDKHGKEMESWQHAGHTYYRVSGPLCPSLLVNEFVYQDIGKPFNARVKEQTRESAVLETLRDYTHQKNSVWGITARNREQNFALNLLMNPEIDFITLLGQAGTGKTLLTLASALMQTLENKVYTEIIMTRVTVPVGEDIGFLPGTEEEKMTPWMGALEDNLDVLNNTDDEAGEWGRAATRDLIRSRIKVKSLNFMRGRTFISKFLIIDEAQNLTPKQMRTLITRAGPGTKVICIGNISQIDTPYLTEGSSGLTYVVDRFKGWSHSGHVTLQRGERSRLADYAAGIL, from the coding sequence ATGACACAGAGAAAATCAGCTACTGTCGTTACCAGCCTGCATGCCAAAACCAAGCTGTTTGTCCTCGATACGACCGTGCTGATGCACGATCCGACCAGTCTGTTTCGCTTCCAGGAGCACGATGTTTACCTGCCCATGTGCACCCTGGAAGAACTCGATCACAACAAGAAAGGCATGTCCGAAGTAGCGCGCAATGCGCGCCAGGCAAGTCGTTATCTCGACGAAATCGTCAGTGACGCCTTTACCAACGTGGAACAAGGGATTTCTCTCCAAACGCACGGCGGAAAAGATGCGACCGGGCATTTGTTCCTGCAGACCAAGGCCATCAGCAGCGATCTTCCCGCGCATTTTCCCGGTGGAAACGGCGACAACCAGGTGATTGGCGTAGTGAAGCATTTACGGGAAACTTTTCCTGCGCGCGACGTCATTTTAGTCAGCAAAGACATCAATATGCGAATTAAGGCGCGCGCGCTGGGCTTTGCGGCCGAAGATTATTACAACGACAAGGTGCTTGAAGACACCGATTTGCTATACACCGGATTCCAGCAATTGCCGGAAGATTTTTGGGATAAACACGGCAAGGAAATGGAATCCTGGCAACACGCCGGTCATACCTACTACCGAGTCAGCGGGCCGCTCTGTCCCAGCCTCCTAGTGAACGAATTTGTGTATCAGGATATCGGCAAACCGTTTAATGCCCGAGTCAAGGAGCAGACTCGAGAGAGCGCGGTATTGGAGACGCTCAGGGATTACACGCACCAGAAGAACAGCGTGTGGGGGATCACCGCGCGCAATCGCGAGCAAAACTTCGCTTTGAACCTGCTGATGAACCCAGAAATCGACTTCATCACCTTGCTCGGTCAAGCCGGCACCGGAAAGACCTTGCTGACCCTTGCTTCCGCTTTGATGCAAACCCTGGAGAATAAGGTCTATACTGAGATCATTATGACTCGGGTCACGGTGCCGGTGGGCGAGGACATCGGCTTCCTCCCGGGGACCGAGGAAGAGAAAATGACGCCCTGGATGGGAGCTTTGGAAGATAACCTGGACGTGCTCAACAATACCGATGACGAGGCTGGAGAGTGGGGCCGCGCGGCGACGCGCGACTTGATTCGTTCGCGCATCAAGGTAAAATCACTCAATTTTATGCGCGGCCGCACTTTCATCAGCAAGTTTCTGATCATCGACGAAGCGCAGAATTTAACGCCGAAACAAATGAGAACGTTGATCACGCGCGCTGGACCGGGCACCAAGGTGATTTGCATCGGCAATATCTCGCAAATCGATACACCGTATCTCACCGAGGGCAGTTCCGGATTAACCTATGTTGTAGACCGGTTCAAAGGCTGGTCGCACAGCGGGCATGTCACCCTGCAGCGCGGGGAGCGATCGCGATTGGCCGATTACGCAGCGGGGATACTGTGA